One stretch of Zingiber officinale cultivar Zhangliang chromosome 6B, Zo_v1.1, whole genome shotgun sequence DNA includes these proteins:
- the LOC121992803 gene encoding protein trichome birefringence-like 28: protein MHLPRRKSPLGPPSDVTLAVGKQVGSYARKGSNFSIYALVLAIFLLALIIYREELRAMAESSLSTYQPQEDAPAAFPGGSISRFPPETPEIPATNVTGLEKCDLARGEWVFDDVDFPMYREEQCQYLSQQMSCSRNGRPESMYQKWRWQPAGCSLPKFDARMMLEWLKGKRMVFIGDSMNRNQWESFVCLMQTVVPPEARDRRVDGSRIIFTIKEHGASIEFYWAPFLVESNSDDPNIHNIAERIINPDAIEKHAVHWKGADVLVFNTYIWWMNTFETRVLRPGAQNWMEHEMIVRYQAYDRVLRTLTNWLDLNVDPTKTSVFFMSMSPTHSKSSDWGNRAGIKCAGERLPITDMTGVSVDTDMNIFALAKKALGSPALRVPVTFVDITAMSERRKDAHTSVFTVRQGAPLTPEQQAKPAEFADCIHWCLPGLPDTWNQLLFVHLLSGRRSRY, encoded by the exons ATGCACCTCCCTCGCCGGAAATCGCCGTTGGGGCCGCCGTCGGATGTCACGCTGGCGGTGGGAAAGCAGGTCGGTTCGTACGCCAGGAAAGGAAGCAACTTTTCCATCTACGCCCTCGTCCTCGCCATCTTCCTTCTCGCCCTGATTATTTATCGCGAGGAACTCAGGGCCATGGCAGAGAGTTCGCTGTCGACTTACCAACCGCAAGAAGATGCCCCTGCGGCCTTCCCCGGAGGGTCCATCTCCCGATTTCCGCCGGAGACGCCGGAAATCCCCGCCACGAACGTGACCGGGTTGGAGAAGTGCGACCTCGCGCGCGGCGAGTGGGTTTTCGACGACGTGGATTTCCCGATGTACCGGGAGGAGCAGTGCCAGTACCTGTCGCAGCAGATGTCCTGCTCGCGGAACGGCCGCCCGGAGTCGATGTACCAGAAGTGGCGGTGGCAGCCCGCCGGGTGCTCCTTGCCCAA ATTCGACGCGAGGATGATGCTGGAGTGGCTAAAGGGAAAGAGGATGGTGTTCATCGGCGACTCCATGAATAGGAATCAGTGGGAGTCCTTTGTCTGCCTGATGCAGACCGTGGTGCCCCCGGAGGCGAGGGATCGCCGGGTCGACGGCTCCCGAATCATCTTCACAATCAAG GAACACGGCGCCTCCATCGAGTTCTACTGGGCGCCGTTCCTGGTGGAGTCGAACTCCGACGATCCCAACATCCACAACATCGCAGAGCGGATCATCAACCCCGACGCCATCGAGAAGCACGCCGTCCACTGGAAGGGGGCCGATGTCCTGGTCTTCAACACCTACATCTGGTGGATGAACACCTTCGAGACGCGAGTCTT GCGTCCGGGGGCACAAAATTGGATGGAGCACGAAATGATTGTGAGATATCAAGCGTATGACAGAGTTCTGAGGACGCTGACAAATTGGCTGGATCTCAACGTTGACCCCACGAAGACGTCCGTCTTCTTCATGAGCATGTCTCCTACCCACAGCAA GAGTTCGGACTGGGGCAACCGGGCGGGGATCAAGTGCGCCGGGGAGAGGCTTCCGATCACCGACATGACCGGCGTCTCCGTGGATACCGACATGAACATCTTTGCTTTGGCGAAGAAGGCGCTGGGCTCGCCGGCGCTCCGAGTGCCGGTCACCTTCGTCGACATCACGGCCATGTCGGAGCGGCGCAAGGACGCGCACACGTCTGTGTTCACGGTGCGGCAAGGGGCGCCGCTGACGCCGGAGCAGCAGGCGAAGCCAGCTGAGTTTGCCGACTGCATCCACTGGTGCCTCCCTGGCTTGCCGGATACCTGGAACCAACTCCTCTTCGTCCACCTCCTCTCCGGCCGCCGCAGCCGCTACTAA
- the LOC121992806 gene encoding putative calcium-binding protein CML19: protein MASISLDAAIRSLDRDGDGKISAAELALCMVSLMGVELPQEEAAALVALADGDGDGLLEVEELASVLQAGGEEEAERDLLAAFETYESDGEGCITPVSLRRTLSMLGTSKEVHECKEMICRFDLDGNGVLSFEEFKIMMMV, encoded by the coding sequence ATGGCTTCCATATCCCTCGACGCGGCCATTCGCTCCCTCGACAGAGACGGCGATGGCAAGATCTCCGCCGCCGAGCTCGCCCTCTGCATGGTAAGCCTCATGGGCGTGGAGCTGCCGCAGGAAGAGGCGGCGGCCCTCGTGGCCCTCGCGGACGGCGACGGCGATGGGCTCCTGGaagtggaggagctggcgagcgTGCTGCAGGCGGGGGGCGAGGAGGAGGCGGAGCGGGATTTGCTGGCGGCGTTCGAGACGTACGAGAGCGACGGTGAAGGGTGCATCACGCCGGTGAGCCTGAGGAGGACGCTGAGCATGCTGGGGACGTCGAAGGAGGTGCACGAGTGCAAGGAGATGATTTGTAGGTTTGATCTCGATGGCAACGGAGTGTTGAGCTTTGAGGAGTTTAAAATTATGATGATGGTGTAG
- the LOC121992804 gene encoding uncharacterized protein LOC121992804 isoform X1, whose protein sequence is MAITSDPEVGVKPKPGDTEAQIEGTADAEDGEEADNDETEEEEEEEEEEPSDSGREKFNRALIRLSEGPVRIRVHDVIIRGNGKTKKALIEAEVLDAFRSASSMQELLRAAGLANARLRQLDIFESVTIVLDSGSSELPNTANVIIDIVEVKNPLSGDLVVYTKPEARYRSFEGSLKLKNLFGYGDIWDASGAYEFDGTSEISLGVSLPRFRIIPAPLTTRVLLLSQDWLKFSSYKEHLLGLSVGLISTRKHELTYNLTWCSLLDPSSIPSKSIRSQLGHSLLSSIRYSCKIDHRDSKVRPTRGYAFSSTSQIAGLGPDNRLIQFFRQQDFDLRGAIPLGFYNAALNFGVTAGAVMPWAGFTNSSTPMCERFYMGSHSSPVCKLGRPASLFSFKQRGLGPTDMQRVISSKRIEDKDATSSGRDASGSIASQNRDAVGGDLAVTAFADLSFDLPLKVFRESGVHGHMFINVGNLIKLSEELTNFQFHRFLDTFRSSAGVGIVIPTRLFRMEINYCYLLKQSQHDHGKTGIQFSFSTS, encoded by the exons ATGGCGATCACCTCCGACCCAGAAGTTGGCGTTAAACCTAAACCCGGCGACACCGAAGCGCAGATCGAGGGCACGGCCGATGCCGAAGACGGCGAAGAGGCGGACAACGACgaaacggaggaggaggaggaggaggaggaggaagagccCAGCGACTCCGGAAGGGAAAAGTTCAATCGCGCCCTCATCCGCCTCTCGGAAGGCCCCGTTCGTATCCGCGTCCACGATGTCATCATCAGGGGTAATGGCAAGACCAAGAAGGCCCTTATCGAAGCTGAGGTCCTCGACGCCTTCCGCTCAGCCTCCTCGATGCAGGAACTCCTCCGGGCCGCAGGCCTCGCCAATGCTCGACTGCGCCAGTTGGACATCTTCGAATCTGTAACCATCGTGCTCGATTCGGGATCCTCTGAGCTTCCCAACACCGCTAATGTCATCATAGATATTGTTGAAGTCAAGAATCCGCTCTCTGGTGATCTCGTAGTGTACACAAAGCCGGAG GCTCGATATCGGTCGTTTGAAGGATCACTCAAGCTTAAAAACTTGTTTGGCTATGGTGATATTTGGGATGCTTCTGGCGCTTATGAGTTTGATGGAACATCAGAGATTAGTCTTGGAGTGTCATTACCCAGATTCAGAATTATTCCAGCTCCCCTCACAACTCGAGTTTTATTACTCTCCCAAGATTGGTTGAAATTTTCATCATACAAGGAACATCTACTAGGTCTCTCTGTTGGATTGATTTCAACTAGAAAACATGAACTCACTTACAACCTTACATGGTGTAGCTTACTTGACCCATCAAGCATACCATCCAAGTCAATACGCAGCCAGTTGGGACATAGTCTACTCTCTTCAATAAGATACTCATGCAAAATTGATCACAGGGATTCAAAAGTGAGGCCGACACGTGGATATGCATTTTCATCAACATCTCAAATTGCAGGTCTTGGACCTGACAATAGACTGATACAATTTTTTAGGCAG CAGGATTTTGATCTGAGAGGGGCGATTCCTTTAGGATTTTACAATGCTGCTCTCAACTTTGGAGTTACAGCAGGTGCTGTAATGCCATGGGCTGGATTTACAAATTCAAGCACACCAATGTGTGAGCGATTCTACATGGGTAGTCATTCTTCTCCTGTTTGCAAACTAGGCAGGCCTGCTTCTTTGTTCAGTTTCAAACAAAGAGGTCTCGGTCCAACTGATATGCAAAGAGTAATTTCTTCAAAACGAATtgaagataaagatgcaacatcttcgGGAAGGGATGCTTCAGGAAGCATTGCCTCTCAAAATAGAGATGCTGTTGGAGGTGATCTTGCAGTTACTGCCTTTGCTGATCTTTCATTTGATCTACCTTTAAAAGTGTTTAGAGAATCTGGGGTTCATGGACACATGTTCATAAATGTTGGGAACCTTATTAAATTATCGGAGGAATTGACAAATTTCCAATTCCATAGATTTTTGGATACATTCAGGAGCTCTGCTGGGGTTGGCATTGTCATCCCAACCAGATTATTTCGCATGGAG ATCAACTACTGTTATCTATTGAAACAGTCCCAACATGATCATGGGAAGACAGGCATACAGTTCAGTTTCTCCACTTCATAG
- the LOC121992804 gene encoding uncharacterized protein LOC121992804 isoform X2, whose protein sequence is MAITSDPEVGVKPKPGDTEAQIEGTADAEDGEEADNDETEEEEEEEEEEPSDSGREKFNRALIRLSEGPVRIRVHDVIIRGNGKTKKALIEAEVLDAFRSASSMQELLRAAGLANARLRQLDIFESVTIVLDSGSSELPNTANVIIDIVEVKNPLSGDLVVYTKPEARYRSFEGSLKLKNLFGYGDIWDASGAYEFDGTSEISLGVSLPRFRIIPAPLTTRVLLLSQDWLKFSSYKEHLLGLSVGLISTRKHELTYNLTWCSLLDPSSIPSKSIRSQLGHSLLSSIRYSCKIDHRDSKVRPTRGYAFSSTSQIAGLGPDNRLIQFFRQDFDLRGAIPLGFYNAALNFGVTAGAVMPWAGFTNSSTPMCERFYMGSHSSPVCKLGRPASLFSFKQRGLGPTDMQRVISSKRIEDKDATSSGRDASGSIASQNRDAVGGDLAVTAFADLSFDLPLKVFRESGVHGHMFINVGNLIKLSEELTNFQFHRFLDTFRSSAGVGIVIPTRLFRMEINYCYLLKQSQHDHGKTGIQFSFSTS, encoded by the exons ATGGCGATCACCTCCGACCCAGAAGTTGGCGTTAAACCTAAACCCGGCGACACCGAAGCGCAGATCGAGGGCACGGCCGATGCCGAAGACGGCGAAGAGGCGGACAACGACgaaacggaggaggaggaggaggaggaggaggaagagccCAGCGACTCCGGAAGGGAAAAGTTCAATCGCGCCCTCATCCGCCTCTCGGAAGGCCCCGTTCGTATCCGCGTCCACGATGTCATCATCAGGGGTAATGGCAAGACCAAGAAGGCCCTTATCGAAGCTGAGGTCCTCGACGCCTTCCGCTCAGCCTCCTCGATGCAGGAACTCCTCCGGGCCGCAGGCCTCGCCAATGCTCGACTGCGCCAGTTGGACATCTTCGAATCTGTAACCATCGTGCTCGATTCGGGATCCTCTGAGCTTCCCAACACCGCTAATGTCATCATAGATATTGTTGAAGTCAAGAATCCGCTCTCTGGTGATCTCGTAGTGTACACAAAGCCGGAG GCTCGATATCGGTCGTTTGAAGGATCACTCAAGCTTAAAAACTTGTTTGGCTATGGTGATATTTGGGATGCTTCTGGCGCTTATGAGTTTGATGGAACATCAGAGATTAGTCTTGGAGTGTCATTACCCAGATTCAGAATTATTCCAGCTCCCCTCACAACTCGAGTTTTATTACTCTCCCAAGATTGGTTGAAATTTTCATCATACAAGGAACATCTACTAGGTCTCTCTGTTGGATTGATTTCAACTAGAAAACATGAACTCACTTACAACCTTACATGGTGTAGCTTACTTGACCCATCAAGCATACCATCCAAGTCAATACGCAGCCAGTTGGGACATAGTCTACTCTCTTCAATAAGATACTCATGCAAAATTGATCACAGGGATTCAAAAGTGAGGCCGACACGTGGATATGCATTTTCATCAACATCTCAAATTGCAGGTCTTGGACCTGACAATAGACTGATACAATTTTTTAGGCAG GATTTTGATCTGAGAGGGGCGATTCCTTTAGGATTTTACAATGCTGCTCTCAACTTTGGAGTTACAGCAGGTGCTGTAATGCCATGGGCTGGATTTACAAATTCAAGCACACCAATGTGTGAGCGATTCTACATGGGTAGTCATTCTTCTCCTGTTTGCAAACTAGGCAGGCCTGCTTCTTTGTTCAGTTTCAAACAAAGAGGTCTCGGTCCAACTGATATGCAAAGAGTAATTTCTTCAAAACGAATtgaagataaagatgcaacatcttcgGGAAGGGATGCTTCAGGAAGCATTGCCTCTCAAAATAGAGATGCTGTTGGAGGTGATCTTGCAGTTACTGCCTTTGCTGATCTTTCATTTGATCTACCTTTAAAAGTGTTTAGAGAATCTGGGGTTCATGGACACATGTTCATAAATGTTGGGAACCTTATTAAATTATCGGAGGAATTGACAAATTTCCAATTCCATAGATTTTTGGATACATTCAGGAGCTCTGCTGGGGTTGGCATTGTCATCCCAACCAGATTATTTCGCATGGAG ATCAACTACTGTTATCTATTGAAACAGTCCCAACATGATCATGGGAAGACAGGCATACAGTTCAGTTTCTCCACTTCATAG
- the LOC121992807 gene encoding phenylacetaldehyde reductase-like encodes MANVVCVTGGSGFIGSWLVRLLLDRGYTVQATVMRLGDEAETAHLRSLPGASNRLRLFQIDLLDPDSILAAIRGVSGVFHLASPCIITRVQDPQRELLDPAVTGTLNVLRAAKESGVRRVVVTSSTSAIVPSPGWPADRVKDESCWTDLDYCRQKELWYPASKTMAEKAAWEFANENRLDVVVVNPGAVLGPIIPPTINSSMTVLVQLLEGCEEEHPDLYMGSVHVKDVALAHILAYENPLTSGRHLCVESISDWSYFASKVAELYPEYKVPRFPKDTQPGLLRVQNPSKKLIELGMQFSSMEQIIKDSVEDLKRKGYV; translated from the exons ATGGCGAACGTCGTTTGCGTGACAGGCGGCAGCGGTTTCATCGGTTCATGGCTCGTCCGACTCCTGCTCGACCGAGGCTACACCGTCCAAGCTACCGTCATGCGCCTAG GAGACGAGGCCGAGACGGCGCACCTACGATCCCTACCTGGCGCCTCCAATCGCCTTCGCCTCTTCCAGATCGACCTCCTTGATCCGGACTCCATCCTCGCAGCCATCCGCGGCGTCTCCGGGGTGTTCCACCTCGCCTCGCCTTGCATCATCACTCGCGTCCAGGATCCCCAG AGGGAACTACTAGATCCAGCGGTGACGGGGACTCTCAACGTTCTCCGCGCGGCCAAGGAGAGCGGAGTGCGCAGGGTGGTCGTCACATCGTCGACCTCTGCCATCGTCCCCAGTCCTGGATGGCCAGCCGATCGGGTCAAGGACGAGAGCTGCTGGACTGACCTTGATTACTGTAGGCAGAAAGAG CTATGGTATCCGGCGTCCAAGACGATGGCCGAGAAGGCAGCTTGGGAATTTGCAAACGAGAATCGTTTGGATGTGGTAGTTGTCAATCCTGGGGCTGTGTTGGGACCGATCATTCCGCCGACGATCAACTCCAGCATGACTGTACTCGTGCAACTTCTTGAAG GCTGTGAAGAAGAGCATCCAGATTTGTACATGGGATCAGTTCATGTCAAAGATGTTGCTCTGGCACACATTCTGGCATACGAAAATCCATTGACATCCGGCAGGCATTTGTGCGTCGAATCCATTTCTGACTGGAGCTACTTTGCATCCAAAGTTGCAGAACTTTACCCAGAATATAAGGTGCCTAG ATTCCCAAAAGACACACAACCTGGGCTACTGAGAGTTCAAAATCCCTCAAAGAAGCTGATCGAATTGGGTATGCAGTTCAGCTCCATGGAACAAATAATCAAGGACTCAGTGGAAGATTTAAAGCGCAAGGGGTATGTCTGA